A genome region from Maridesulfovibrio salexigens DSM 2638 includes the following:
- a CDS encoding baseplate assembly protein — protein MSNTPIDMSKVPVPDAVEVLDVETIIQETVADYTAECPEYTAVLESDPIQALLQVVAYREINLRQRVNEGVRACMVATALKADLDNLGALAPVTRKVLDPGDPDASPPVAPTYEEDEEFRARVQLAPESFSVAGPDGAYEFYALTVPAVRGAKALTPTPGHVDVYVLSRDGNGIPDSEILTAVDSVVNDREIRPLTDHVTVKPAEIVDYAVNAKLYIQSGPAPAAVVETAWQAVSEFVTARHVLGGTVPLSGIYAALHVEGVARVELISPVADLAMQKQQAAYCTAITVEVG, from the coding sequence ATGAGCAATACCCCCATTGATATGTCAAAAGTTCCGGTCCCTGATGCCGTTGAAGTGCTGGACGTTGAAACCATTATTCAGGAAACCGTTGCAGATTACACCGCTGAATGTCCTGAATATACGGCTGTACTTGAATCTGATCCTATTCAGGCTCTTTTGCAGGTCGTAGCTTACCGGGAAATCAACCTTCGCCAGCGGGTAAATGAAGGTGTGCGCGCCTGCATGGTTGCTACTGCGCTTAAAGCCGATCTTGATAACCTCGGCGCGCTGGCTCCGGTTACACGCAAAGTACTTGATCCCGGTGATCCCGATGCAAGCCCGCCTGTTGCCCCTACCTATGAAGAGGATGAAGAATTCCGCGCCCGCGTCCAGTTGGCCCCGGAATCCTTTTCTGTTGCGGGGCCTGATGGCGCATACGAATTTTATGCCCTGACCGTTCCGGCTGTCCGAGGTGCAAAGGCTCTTACTCCTACACCGGGACATGTAGATGTTTATGTGTTGAGCCGTGACGGTAACGGCATTCCTGATTCCGAAATCCTGACCGCAGTTGATAGCGTGGTCAATGACCGTGAAATCAGACCCTTAACCGATCATGTCACGGTCAAACCTGCTGAAATAGTAGACTATGCTGTTAATGCAAAACTTTACATTCAGTCCGGCCCGGCCCCGGCTGCTGTGGTTGAAACTGCATGGCAGGCTGTATCCGAATTCGTCACCGCCCGGCACGTTCTCGGCGGAACTGTGCCGCTTTCCGGCATTTATGCCGCCCTGCATGTTGAGGGCGTGGCGCGGGTAGAACTCATTTCCCCGGTTGCTGATCTGGCTATGCAGAAACAGCAGGCCGCATATTGCACTGCAATAACAGTCGAGGTGGGCTAA
- a CDS encoding phage major tail tube protein: protein MGVADNVLKDLELKVDGRGYAGNIESFKPPKLSLKTNDHRAGGMDTSVAVEMGMEPLEASFVLTGHFPEVLTLWGVAVGEKPQMTARGSVESWDGTVTPVVINMRGLISDIEDGDWKPGESNTQTFTIKLDYYKREQGDVVLHEIDVRNMVRKINGVDQLEERRKALGL, encoded by the coding sequence ATGGGTGTTGCAGATAATGTTCTGAAGGACTTGGAATTAAAAGTTGATGGTCGCGGTTATGCTGGGAACATTGAATCTTTCAAGCCGCCTAAACTCTCCCTCAAAACCAACGACCACCGCGCCGGGGGTATGGATACCTCCGTAGCTGTTGAAATGGGTATGGAACCCCTTGAAGCCTCCTTTGTCCTGACCGGACATTTTCCCGAAGTGCTGACCCTGTGGGGTGTCGCTGTAGGTGAAAAACCGCAGATGACCGCGCGCGGTTCCGTTGAATCGTGGGACGGCACCGTAACCCCGGTAGTAATCAATATGCGCGGCCTGATCTCTGATATTGAAGATGGAGATTGGAAGCCCGGAGAAAGCAATACTCAGACTTTCACCATTAAGCTTGATTACTACAAACGTGAACAAGGAGATGTCGTTCTCCACGAGATCGACGTTCGTAACATGGTTCGAAAAATTAATGGCGTGGATCAACTTGAAGAGCGCCGTAAGGCATTAGGATTGTAA
- a CDS encoding BRCT domain-containing protein, translating into MDDYDDNEALVSRFNVAMREDRDADELLGLCRGILADGIVVEAEARFLLNWLNEHDTCLCHWHGSILKERLDEYLADGVWTEEEQENFCELAKKVVGMDTEADEPMPTKTGATTLPLSDPLPVMEFEERNFVVTGKFATGVRKKVVEMVTNRGGEVKKTVSKKVHYLVIGDLSSPNWKHSSYGRKIEKAIDLRDQGSEIYIVSEEHWYAGCTNCALC; encoded by the coding sequence ATGGATGATTACGATGATAACGAAGCCTTGGTTTCACGCTTCAATGTTGCCATGCGGGAAGATCGTGATGCTGATGAGCTTCTTGGTTTGTGCCGGGGAATTCTTGCGGATGGTATTGTAGTAGAAGCCGAAGCACGCTTTTTACTTAACTGGCTGAACGAACATGACACCTGCCTTTGTCACTGGCACGGGAGCATACTTAAAGAGCGGCTTGATGAATATCTTGCAGATGGCGTCTGGACCGAAGAAGAGCAGGAGAACTTTTGCGAGTTGGCTAAAAAGGTCGTGGGCATGGATACCGAAGCCGATGAGCCTATGCCTACTAAAACCGGGGCAACCACATTACCACTTTCTGATCCGTTACCCGTAATGGAATTTGAAGAGAGAAATTTTGTCGTTACTGGCAAGTTCGCAACTGGTGTTCGCAAGAAAGTTGTTGAGATGGTTACGAATCGGGGCGGTGAAGTAAAGAAGACTGTAAGCAAAAAGGTTCACTATCTCGTAATTGGTGACCTTTCCAGCCCGAATTGGAAGCATTCTTCATATGGGCGTAAGATTGAAAAAGCTATTGATCTGCGTGATCAGGGCAGTGAAATTTATATTGTGAGTGAAGAACACTGGTATGCTGGATGTACGAATTGTGCTCTTTGCTAG
- a CDS encoding phage baseplate assembly protein V → MKNSNFRNSETDRRLANVIRIGTVAEADYQKARVRVAFGTAVSDWLPWITFRAGGDHTWWAPEVGEQVVVLSPSGETSGGVVLGAMFSTNHPAPADRPTIHRTTYEDGAILEYDRENHILHAYIPGFEQREIDKDMSVQVHRDVFWNIDRDAFTNIDSNRTDTIGGNVSVDVGGDVQRTVGGKVVLDVQGEVIINSATRVTLSAPQLVFDGPITHGNSTHGGGAEFYGEIIHREGNFIQKDGDTVSQGVSLQHHVHPNIEEPVGGAS, encoded by the coding sequence ATGAAGAATTCGAACTTCCGTAATTCCGAAACAGACCGCCGCCTAGCAAACGTTATTCGTATTGGAACCGTTGCCGAGGCCGATTATCAGAAAGCCCGCGTTCGCGTGGCCTTTGGTACTGCCGTTTCTGATTGGCTTCCTTGGATTACCTTTCGTGCTGGCGGCGACCACACATGGTGGGCACCGGAAGTAGGGGAGCAGGTTGTAGTTCTTTCGCCTTCCGGTGAAACTTCCGGCGGCGTGGTGCTTGGTGCTATGTTTTCAACTAATCATCCTGCCCCGGCTGATCGTCCCACTATTCATCGTACTACCTATGAAGACGGCGCGATTCTCGAATATGACCGCGAAAATCATATTTTACATGCTTATATCCCCGGCTTTGAACAGCGCGAAATCGACAAGGATATGTCCGTGCAGGTTCACCGGGATGTCTTTTGGAATATTGACCGGGACGCATTCACCAATATTGATAGCAATCGCACTGATACAATCGGCGGCAATGTTTCCGTTGATGTTGGTGGGGATGTTCAGCGCACCGTGGGCGGCAAAGTCGTTCTTGATGTTCAGGGCGAAGTTATAATCAACAGCGCAACCCGTGTTACGCTTTCCGCTCCGCAGTTGGTCTTTGACGGCCCCATAACTCATGGCAATTCTACCCACGGTGGCGGTGCTGAATTCTACGGTGAAATCATCCATCGTGAAGGGAATTTCATTCAGAAAGACGGCGACACCGTTTCGCAAGGCGTTTCCCTGCAACACCATGTTCACCCCAATATTGAAGAACCTGTCGGGGGTGCATCATGA
- a CDS encoding terminase gpA endonuclease subunit yields MEARAIVRKLVANPIPVSVDRFSLPQEMTGTKYTFEFSKGEKQILRKRKKTAVSKWAEAHRMLVPESSSLPGPWRNDVTPYLVDVMDSMFFSSVQTVIVCAAPQVGKTEVLLNALGYAVDREPGPAMIIYPDKIAAQDASRDRVQPLFKSSPQLTQYLTGSTDDEGSLRINLRHMPIYMGWAHSASRLASKPAKYILFDEVDKFPTTSNKKEADPQSLGEKRGRTYRNRKFLKISSPTTESGPIWVALNNEAQVVFGYKVRCPICGHEHEIDFDQIKYPDREGMDPSLYAETVESEKLAAYECPNMGCKWDDGIRDKAVGLGGWFDRVTGIDIKTYLKTYRPKKIGFHIPSWLSRFVSLSEVAAAFLRGQKSSLNPDWKEKLKDFMNSHKAEPWVNYQQERSEAKILALKDDRPRLLVPGGNVVSCMTAAIDTQSGRGGYFPYEIRAWGYGMINESWLVADGEVDSFEALAEVLWEREYKDSQGNPYLVRLALIDAMGHRTDEVYDFCRMNRGRILPIKGEQTMARPFAYTQLDTYPGSNKPIPGGLKLLRLNVTHYKNSLSNRLEINPADPGAYHLHSEVSDAWAREMTAEYVNEKGFWECPKGRPNHAWDIAGYNLAAADLLNVKSIKKKGSAKPRKQAPKRTTNPYTNGR; encoded by the coding sequence GTGGAAGCTAGAGCGATTGTTAGAAAGCTGGTCGCAAATCCTATCCCGGTTTCGGTGGATCGTTTTTCACTGCCGCAGGAAATGACCGGCACGAAATACACTTTCGAATTCAGCAAGGGCGAAAAGCAGATTCTGCGGAAGCGCAAAAAGACCGCCGTCAGCAAATGGGCCGAAGCTCACCGCATGCTTGTGCCGGAATCAAGCTCTTTGCCGGGACCGTGGCGCAATGACGTAACGCCGTATCTGGTTGACGTAATGGACAGTATGTTTTTCAGCAGCGTCCAGACCGTTATAGTCTGCGCCGCTCCGCAGGTCGGGAAAACTGAAGTTTTGCTTAATGCGCTGGGCTACGCCGTTGACCGTGAACCGGGGCCAGCCATGATTATCTATCCTGATAAAATCGCCGCTCAAGATGCAAGCCGGGACCGCGTTCAGCCCCTGTTCAAGTCTTCCCCCCAGCTTACGCAATATCTTACGGGTTCCACGGACGATGAAGGTTCGCTCCGTATCAACCTGCGGCATATGCCGATTTATATGGGCTGGGCGCATTCTGCCTCCCGGCTGGCTTCCAAACCTGCCAAGTACATTCTCTTTGATGAAGTGGACAAGTTCCCGACTACATCAAACAAAAAGGAAGCCGATCCGCAAAGCCTCGGTGAAAAGCGCGGGCGTACTTATCGCAACCGTAAGTTCTTGAAAATTTCATCACCCACCACGGAAAGCGGCCCTATCTGGGTGGCCCTGAACAATGAAGCTCAAGTTGTATTCGGCTACAAGGTGCGCTGTCCTATTTGCGGGCATGAGCATGAAATTGATTTTGACCAAATCAAGTACCCGGATCGTGAAGGCATGGACCCGTCCTTGTACGCTGAAACTGTCGAATCCGAAAAGCTGGCGGCATATGAATGCCCCAACATGGGCTGCAAGTGGGATGATGGAATCCGTGATAAAGCCGTAGGGCTAGGCGGCTGGTTTGACCGGGTAACAGGCATCGACATTAAAACCTACCTTAAGACCTATCGGCCTAAGAAAATTGGGTTCCATATTCCTAGCTGGCTGTCGCGTTTCGTGTCGCTTTCTGAAGTTGCTGCCGCTTTCCTGCGCGGGCAGAAGTCCAGCTTGAACCCGGATTGGAAGGAGAAGTTAAAGGACTTCATGAACTCCCACAAAGCGGAACCGTGGGTGAACTATCAGCAGGAACGCAGTGAAGCTAAAATCCTGGCATTGAAAGATGATCGCCCGCGCCTGTTGGTTCCCGGCGGGAATGTGGTTTCGTGCATGACTGCCGCCATTGATACGCAGTCCGGGCGCGGTGGATATTTCCCGTATGAAATCCGGGCATGGGGTTACGGAATGATCAATGAATCATGGCTGGTTGCTGATGGTGAGGTGGATAGCTTTGAAGCTCTCGCCGAAGTCCTTTGGGAGCGTGAGTACAAGGATTCGCAGGGCAACCCCTATCTTGTTCGGCTGGCCCTGATAGATGCAATGGGGCATCGCACCGATGAAGTTTATGATTTCTGCCGCATGAACCGGGGCCGCATTCTACCCATCAAGGGTGAACAGACCATGGCCCGTCCGTTTGCCTATACCCAGCTTGATACCTACCCCGGATCAAACAAGCCGATTCCCGGCGGGCTGAAGCTGCTGCGTCTGAACGTGACCCATTACAAGAACTCGCTTTCCAACCGTCTGGAAATCAACCCGGCTGATCCGGGCGCGTATCACCTGCATAGTGAAGTTTCGGATGCATGGGCGCGGGAAATGACCGCTGAATACGTGAATGAAAAAGGCTTTTGGGAATGCCCCAAAGGAAGGCCGAACCATGCATGGGATATAGCCGGATACAACTTAGCGGCTGCGGACCTGCTGAACGTGAAGTCCATCAAGAAGAAAGGCAGTGCCAAGCCCAGAAAGCAGGCTCCGAAACGAACTACCAACCCTTACACCAACGGGAGATAA
- a CDS encoding GPW/gp25 family protein, protein MNGVNAVTGEALGGIAHLKQSISRILTTPIGSRVVRRDFGSRLFKLVDRPQDKNFAIEVFSAVAEALDKWEPRYKLTKIAIVSANADGNIVIDLEGKYLPNGEEIKLEGVRAA, encoded by the coding sequence ATGAATGGCGTAAATGCTGTTACTGGTGAAGCTCTCGGCGGTATTGCCCACCTGAAGCAATCCATTTCCCGGATTCTGACAACTCCTATCGGTTCGCGTGTTGTGCGCCGGGACTTTGGTTCCCGGTTGTTCAAACTGGTGGACCGCCCGCAGGATAAGAACTTTGCCATTGAAGTTTTCAGTGCCGTAGCTGAAGCCCTTGATAAATGGGAACCGCGCTACAAGCTCACGAAAATAGCAATCGTTAGCGCAAATGCTGACGGTAACATTGTCATTGATCTTGAGGGCAAATATTTGCCCAACGGTGAAGAAATCAAACTTGAGGGGGTACGTGCGGCATGA
- a CDS encoding phage tail protein I, producing the protein MTQDLLPINATPQERALSKATGKRIESIPVPIRDLWNPDKCPVVFLPWLAWALSVDLWKDEWSEAQKRAVIKASIAIHRKKGTPVAVENYLSALGYEARVLEWFEYDGDEYKFKVSTETGITEAIYLEMIEAVMVAKNTRSHLESIQFHSVLTNNMFAGGNVRTGDVQHIPHRFGIKVNPIQTYAGVAITQADIIKVGIRDSKINIAPIELGMGITMQQVDITTIPVREV; encoded by the coding sequence ATGACACAAGACCTTTTGCCCATCAACGCAACCCCGCAAGAACGCGCCTTATCCAAGGCTACAGGCAAGCGAATTGAATCTATTCCCGTGCCTATCCGTGATCTCTGGAACCCGGATAAATGCCCGGTTGTTTTCCTGCCGTGGCTGGCTTGGGCCTTGTCCGTTGATCTCTGGAAAGATGAATGGTCCGAAGCTCAAAAACGCGCCGTTATCAAGGCCAGCATTGCCATACACCGTAAAAAGGGAACTCCGGTTGCCGTTGAAAATTACCTTTCCGCTCTCGGCTATGAAGCGCGTGTGCTTGAATGGTTTGAATATGACGGTGACGAATACAAGTTCAAGGTCAGCACTGAAACCGGGATTACTGAGGCTATTTATCTGGAAATGATTGAAGCGGTTATGGTTGCCAAGAATACCCGATCACACCTTGAATCAATTCAATTTCATTCAGTCCTTACAAACAACATGTTTGCAGGGGGCAATGTCCGCACTGGTGATGTGCAGCATATTCCCCACCGTTTTGGAATCAAGGTTAATCCCATTCAAACCTATGCCGGGGTTGCCATAACTCAGGCGGACATAATCAAGGTTGGCATTAGGGATTCAAAAATAAACATCGCACCTATTGAATTGGGCATGGGCATAACCATGCAGCAAGTTGATATAACAACTATCCCCGTTCGGGAGGTTTAG
- a CDS encoding phage tail assembly protein produces MATITLEYPVESKGTEIKTLEMRRPKVRDQVASKKSSKSDEDIEVNLFANLCEVSPEIIMDLDMKDYKSLQKEYKSFLS; encoded by the coding sequence ATGGCTACTATCACACTTGAATATCCGGTTGAGTCCAAAGGCACCGAAATCAAAACTCTTGAAATGCGCCGACCTAAAGTGCGGGATCAGGTGGCCTCTAAAAAATCAAGCAAGTCTGATGAAGATATAGAAGTAAACCTATTTGCGAACCTTTGCGAAGTCTCGCCTGAAATCATCATGGATTTGGATATGAAAGACTACAAATCCCTTCAGAAGGAGTACAAGTCTTTTTTGTCCTAG
- a CDS encoding phage portal protein: MNLYEGWTSFVAQCVGAISPQMATNWVKSRMQLSAYTAATNRGPNAGWRPGNRSADNLSRHEHALIVSRARDLVRNSTHVSGALERIANNVIYTGIKPQAARLTNAGELDHGFNRKLEQHFKDWAEADEVGFDDIQRLILNHLWQDGECLLRFYPDPDLMKQGLAPLGVELLECDHLDSSVDGLRENGNFAIRGVEFNRKGHAVAYHLFSEHPGDMRRLMSRESVRVPAMWVRHIFLPKRASQHRGISWMAPVIMEMRDFSEFQDSHRIVARLMAAFGFFVETPYPELQNPLGLDDSDVPERPEAFIPDYVEPGQVVTLPSGSKVNEAQFNHPGATYEPYVKTSLRGSSTGFGMSYEAFSNDYSDASFASARSATLEERRGYRVQQVLMGRKAIIPTWHMFARMLWLSQLEPSMTGPRVPVGCQYPGWPWVDPTKDANAAEKMLGMGCTTRRKICAERGEDYDEVVDQLTRENADLKKRGILGANNA; this comes from the coding sequence ATGAACCTGTATGAAGGCTGGACTTCATTTGTTGCCCAGTGTGTCGGGGCTATCTCTCCGCAGATGGCTACCAACTGGGTTAAAAGCCGCATGCAGCTTTCCGCATACACTGCGGCTACTAACCGTGGCCCTAATGCGGGCTGGCGGCCCGGTAACCGTAGTGCGGATAACCTTTCCCGGCACGAACATGCCTTAATCGTTTCCCGAGCACGTGATCTGGTGCGCAACTCCACCCATGTTTCCGGCGCGCTTGAGCGTATAGCGAACAACGTTATCTATACCGGAATCAAACCGCAGGCCGCGCGCCTGACCAATGCGGGCGAACTGGACCACGGCTTCAACCGCAAGTTGGAACAGCATTTTAAGGATTGGGCCGAAGCTGATGAAGTTGGCTTTGATGATATTCAGCGGCTTATCCTGAATCACCTCTGGCAGGATGGAGAATGCCTTCTCCGCTTCTATCCTGACCCCGACTTGATGAAACAGGGCCTTGCTCCCTTGGGCGTGGAACTTCTGGAATGTGACCACCTTGATTCTTCTGTTGATGGCCTGCGCGAAAACGGAAACTTCGCTATCCGTGGCGTTGAATTCAACCGCAAAGGTCACGCGGTGGCCTATCACCTTTTCAGTGAACATCCCGGCGATATGCGCCGCTTAATGAGTCGTGAATCCGTGCGGGTTCCGGCTATGTGGGTACGCCATATCTTTTTGCCTAAACGCGCCAGCCAGCACCGGGGAATATCTTGGATGGCCCCGGTCATTATGGAAATGCGCGACTTCAGCGAATTTCAGGATTCGCATCGCATTGTTGCTCGGCTGATGGCTGCTTTCGGCTTCTTTGTCGAAACGCCATACCCTGAACTTCAGAACCCCTTGGGCCTTGATGATTCCGATGTGCCGGAAAGACCGGAAGCCTTTATTCCCGATTACGTGGAACCGGGGCAGGTCGTAACCCTGCCTTCCGGTTCCAAGGTTAACGAAGCCCAGTTCAACCACCCCGGCGCAACCTATGAACCGTATGTGAAAACCAGCCTGCGCGGTTCTTCCACTGGCTTCGGTATGTCCTACGAAGCCTTTTCCAATGACTATTCAGACGCTTCTTTCGCGTCCGCCCGTTCCGCCACTCTGGAAGAACGGCGCGGCTACCGTGTTCAGCAAGTGCTGATGGGCCGCAAAGCCATAATACCCACATGGCACATGTTCGCCCGCATGCTCTGGTTAAGCCAGCTTGAACCGTCCATGACCGGGCCGCGTGTTCCGGTTGGTTGCCAGTACCCCGGCTGGCCTTGGGTTGATCCCACTAAGGACGCAAACGCGGCTGAAAAAATGCTTGGCATGGGCTGCACCACGCGCCGCAAAATCTGCGCGGAACGTGGCGAAGACTACGATGAAGTAGTGGACCAACTCACCCGCGAAAACGCAGACCTCAAGAAGCGCGGAATCTTAGGAGCTAACAATGCTTAA
- a CDS encoding phage tail sheath C-terminal domain-containing protein: MGENFLHGVEVIEIDSGPRTIRTVRSSVIGIIGTAPDADAAAFPINKPTMIAGNRREAAKLGTSGTLPNAIDAIFDQIGAVVIVIRVEEGADIAATMTNVLGGVDENTGEYKGVQALLGCKSAVGFTPRLLLAPGFTHQQDEDSENPGTFLKNPVVAELEGIANRLRAIVLVDGPNTNDADAIAMENQLGGRCYMVDPWVKVFRNGVYENEPPSARIAGLIAKMDNDKGFWWSPSNQGIMGISGTSRPVDFALGDANCRANLLNEKNVATIINEDGFQLWGNRLCGSDPKWAFISVRRTADMINESLLQAHLWAVDRNITKTYFEDVVEGVNNYLRNLKNKGAILGGECWADPELNSPDQLAAGHVYFDFAFTAPAPAERITFQSRMVNDYFEEVF; the protein is encoded by the coding sequence ATGGGTGAAAATTTTCTTCATGGCGTAGAAGTCATTGAAATTGACAGTGGCCCGCGCACTATTCGCACGGTGCGCTCTTCGGTTATCGGCATTATCGGCACCGCGCCGGATGCTGATGCAGCCGCATTTCCCATTAACAAGCCGACCATGATTGCGGGCAACCGCCGCGAAGCTGCAAAGCTTGGCACTAGCGGAACTCTGCCTAATGCCATTGATGCAATCTTTGACCAGATTGGCGCGGTTGTGATCGTGATCCGCGTTGAAGAAGGTGCGGATATTGCCGCCACCATGACCAACGTTCTCGGCGGCGTAGATGAAAACACCGGAGAATATAAAGGTGTTCAGGCCCTGCTTGGTTGCAAGTCTGCCGTTGGTTTTACTCCGCGTCTGTTGTTGGCTCCGGGCTTCACGCACCAGCAGGACGAAGACAGCGAGAATCCCGGCACATTCCTTAAAAATCCCGTGGTAGCGGAACTGGAAGGGATTGCAAACCGTCTGCGGGCAATCGTGCTGGTGGATGGCCCCAACACTAACGATGCCGATGCAATCGCCATGGAAAACCAGCTTGGCGGACGCTGTTACATGGTTGACCCGTGGGTGAAGGTGTTCCGCAATGGTGTTTATGAAAATGAACCGCCTTCCGCGCGTATCGCTGGCCTGATTGCCAAAATGGATAATGACAAGGGCTTTTGGTGGTCGCCTTCCAATCAGGGAATTATGGGCATTTCCGGCACATCCCGTCCGGTTGATTTCGCTCTCGGTGATGCAAATTGCCGGGCCAATCTGCTTAACGAAAAGAATGTGGCCACAATCATCAATGAAGATGGCTTCCAGCTCTGGGGTAACCGTCTTTGCGGCAGTGATCCCAAGTGGGCTTTCATTTCCGTGCGCCGTACTGCGGACATGATCAACGAATCCCTGCTTCAGGCTCACCTTTGGGCCGTGGATCGCAATATCACAAAAACTTACTTCGAAGACGTGGTTGAAGGCGTAAACAATTACCTGCGCAACCTGAAAAACAAGGGGGCGATTCTTGGCGGTGAATGCTGGGCCGACCCCGAACTCAATAGCCCGGATCAGCTTGCAGCGGGCCATGTCTATTTTGACTTTGCTTTCACCGCGCCTGCCCCGGCTGAACGCATCACCTTTCAGAGCCGTATGGTTAATGATTACTTTGAGGAGGTATTTTAA
- a CDS encoding phage holin family protein, whose amino-acid sequence MNQLFDNITIKACLAMCCSGASWLVGGFDKALLALAVLYLSDFALGLGRALHSGNYNSAKFRHGVGKFLVYAVAIIMANMLDITLDESLPSVCAYVREFLVMYLASNEFLSVAVHLAELDVHVIPRQLTDRIKSFRDEFNPIEDRSHYGTSGRYGGGSLLGFNMGGRGSNRPVAQREEMEGDRIPRGNPERPPHKSRRI is encoded by the coding sequence ATGAATCAACTCTTCGACAATATCACTATCAAGGCTTGCCTAGCCATGTGCTGTTCTGGGGCATCTTGGCTTGTAGGCGGTTTCGATAAGGCATTGCTTGCACTGGCTGTTTTGTACCTGTCTGACTTCGCGCTGGGGCTTGGAAGGGCTTTGCATAGCGGAAACTACAACAGCGCAAAATTCCGGCACGGCGTGGGCAAATTCTTAGTCTATGCCGTGGCAATCATCATGGCAAATATGCTGGATATAACCCTTGATGAATCCCTGCCTTCGGTTTGCGCCTATGTGCGTGAATTCTTGGTTATGTATCTGGCCTCAAACGAATTCTTGAGCGTAGCGGTTCACCTTGCCGAACTTGATGTGCATGTGATCCCGCGCCAGCTAACAGACCGGATTAAATCATTCAGGGATGAATTCAACCCAATAGAAGATAGGAGTCATTATGGCACTTCAGGTAGATATGGTGGTGGTTCACTGCTCGGATTCAACATGGGGGGACGCGGCAGTAATCGACCAGTGGCACAAAGAGAGGAAATGGAAGGGGATAGGATACCACGGGGTAATCCTGAACGGCCTCCGCACAAGTCACGGAGAATATGA
- a CDS encoding N-acetylmuramoyl-L-alanine amidase has product MDQWHKERKWKGIGYHGVILNGLRTSHGEYDPTIDGLLESGRPLDEIGAHCKGYNSRSVGICMIGRDHFTESQHEALVRNLMDLLRHFKLDPDAVYGHYELDDHKTCPNMDMDLIREKLWEMWA; this is encoded by the coding sequence ATCGACCAGTGGCACAAAGAGAGGAAATGGAAGGGGATAGGATACCACGGGGTAATCCTGAACGGCCTCCGCACAAGTCACGGAGAATATGATCCCACCATTGATGGACTTCTTGAATCAGGCCGTCCTCTTGATGAAATCGGCGCGCATTGCAAGGGTTATAATAGCCGTTCTGTGGGTATCTGCATGATCGGCAGGGACCACTTTACCGAATCCCAGCACGAAGCATTGGTTCGTAACCTTATGGACCTGCTCAGACATTTCAAGCTCGATCCTGATGCCGTCTACGGTCATTACGAACTGGACGACCATAAGACCTGTCCCAATATGGACATGGACCTGATCAGAGAAAAGCTTTGGGAAATGTGGGCATGA
- a CDS encoding DUF2190 family protein, translated as MALNHIQKGNHMTWTNNTGAAVESGSAVPVGSKVGVALVDIPNDETGELAMGEVWELPNAGVEILQGATVYLDGNKAITTVAENNIQAGFAFAPAASDESVRVKINS; from the coding sequence ATGGCACTTAATCACATTCAGAAGGGCAACCACATGACGTGGACCAACAACACCGGGGCCGCTGTTGAATCCGGTTCCGCTGTTCCCGTTGGTTCCAAAGTCGGCGTTGCCCTCGTTGATATTCCCAATGACGAAACAGGTGAACTCGCAATGGGTGAAGTCTGGGAACTCCCTAACGCTGGTGTTGAAATCCTTCAGGGTGCCACCGTTTACCTTGACGGAAATAAAGCAATCACCACCGTTGCTGAAAACAATATTCAGGCTGGTTTCGCCTTCGCTCCTGCGGCTTCTGATGAATCCGTCCGGGTGAAGATCAACTCTTAA
- a CDS encoding head-tail joining protein has product MNIHDDLDIFFIGLDAVEITVCGEDRTFIAYKNTDMDSVSLGRAMTLNPDQPTMTCKDVDGAGLDQESQVIMEGKTYDVLDFTTDGTGLGELELMLAQEEE; this is encoded by the coding sequence ATGAACATTCATGATGATCTGGACATTTTCTTCATTGGCCTTGATGCCGTGGAAATCACCGTCTGCGGCGAGGATCGCACCTTCATAGCATACAAGAATACGGACATGGATTCCGTGTCTTTAGGCCGCGCCATGACCCTTAACCCGGATCAGCCAACTATGACTTGCAAGGACGTTGACGGTGCCGGGTTGGATCAAGAAAGCCAAGTCATTATGGAAGGCAAGACTTATGATGTTTTGGACTTCACCACTGATGGCACAGGGCTTGGTGAGCTTGAATTGATGCTGGCTCAAGAAGAGGAATAA